The genomic stretch CTCACCCGTCTCCTTGTGACGCGGCGTCTCGCCCGAACTGTCCACCTTGTCGTACCCGACGTAGATCCCGCGCTGATCGCGATACGCGAAACTCCGGATCATCCCCTGGTTGAACAGCTTGGCGAACGGCTCAGCCGTCGACACGTATCCCAGGTCGAACAGCACCTTGTGCCAGAACCGCGCGTACAGCAGATGCAGCACCGCGTGCTCCGCCCCGCCCACGTACAGATCCACCGGCATCCAGTACGTTTCCTTCTCTCGCGACCACGCCGCTTGGTCGTTGCGCGGGTCGATGTACCGCAGATAGTACCAGCACGACCCAGCCCACTGCGGCATCGCGTTCACCTCGCGCCGCGCCGATTCGCCGCACGCCGGACACGCCACGCTCGCCCACTCCGCCGCCCGCGAAAGCGGCGGCTGAGGCGGCGCCTCCGGATCGTCGCTCGCCGCCGGCGTGAAATCCTCGATCTCCGGCAGCAGCACCGGAAGCTGGTCCTCCGGCACCGGCACCGTGCCGCACCGCTCGCAATGAACGATCGGGAACGGCTCGCCCCAATACCACTGCCGCGAAAAAATCCAATCGCGCAGCTTGTAGTTGACGCCGAACCGCCCAAGCCCCGCCTTCTCCAGGTCCTCCGTGATCCGCCGCTTGAACTCCGGCGTCGCCAAGCCGTTATACGCCCCCGAGTTGACCGCCACGCCGTCGTCGACAAAGCCGCGCCACTCCGCGCCCTCTGGCGGCTCAACTACCTGGATCACCGGCAACCCAAACTTCTCCGCGAACTCCAGGTCGCGGGTGTCGTGCGCCGGCACCGCCATGATCGCGCCCGTCCCGTAGCTCATCAGCACGTAGTCCGCCACCCACACCGGAACCTTCTCCCGGTTCACCGGGTTGATCGCGTACGCCCCGCTAAAGACGCCCGTCTTCTCCTTCGCCTCGGCCACCCGCTCCAGCTCCGACTTGTGCAAAGCCGTCGAGACGTACCGCTGCACCTCCTGCCGCCGATCGTCCGTGGTGATCTCCGCGACCAGCGGATGCTCCGGCGCGAGCACCATGTACGTCGCCCCAAACAGCGTATCCGGCCGCGTCGTATAGACGCGGATGACGCCCTCGCCCGGGTCGGCCGTAAAACCGTTCGCCTTCCGCGCCGCGAACCACGCCTCCGTCGCCACCGACTCCAACGGAAAATCGACCTCCGCCCCGGTCGACTTGCCGATCCAGTTCCGCTGCATCAGCTTGATCCGCTCCGGCCAGTCCAACCCCTCCAGATCTCGCTCCAGCCGGTCGGCGTACGCCGTGATCCGCAGCATCCACTGCTTCAGATTCCGCCGGTACACCGGATGGTCGCCCCGCTCCGACCGGCCCTCGTTGGTCACCTCCTCATTCGCCAGCACCGTCCCCAGCGCCGGACACCAGTTCACCGGCACCTCCGCCATGTACGCCAACCGACGCGAATCGAGGTACCGCCGCTTCTGCTCCTCCGACAACTCCGCCCAGCCGGCCCCGCCCCTGGCGTCGATCCGAACCTCACCCGACTCCAGCTTGGTCTTCAACTCGCCGATCGGCCGCGCCGCATCCGCCTCCCGATCGTAATAGCTGCCGTACATCTGCAAAAATATCCACTGCGTCCAGCGGTAGTACTGCGGATCGGTCGTCGCCACCCGACGCGACCAGTCGTACGAAAAACCGAACATCTTGATCTGACGCTCGATGTTCGCGATGTTCCGCTCCGTCGTGATCCGCGGATGAATCCCGTGCTCCACCGCGTACTGCTGGGCCGGCAGCCCGAACGAATCGTAGCCCATCGGGTGCAACACGTTGAACCCCTTCATCCGCTTGTACCGCGCCATGATATCGGTCGCGGTGTAGCCCTCCGGATGGCCCACGTGCAGACCCGCCCCGCTGGGATACGGGAACATGTCCAGCACGTAATACTTCGGCTTACCTTGATCGGCCTCAACCCCGAACGTGTTCTGGTTTTCCCAAAACCGCTGCCACTTCTGTTCGATCTCGTTGAAACTGTAGCTTCTGCTCATGCTCGCCGTCCGTTCATCTTATGCGCGGTAAATCGCTGTCAGACAACCGCTTGCCAGAGTGACTGAGAAATCGGAATTATAGATCGCCGCCACGGCCAAAACAACCCTGTTGCCGTCGCCGATCGCCGACCGCGCCAACCCAAAAACCGGCCGCCGTTTTTTGCCAACCGCCCTTGACTTTGGGGCTATAATTCTGTGCCGCCAGCCGAGGAGGCCGATAATAACGGAATTTGGTTGATAGGCTCTTTTTTAACTGACACCGTGGTTTTGGCCGATTAGAATTTGGCCGCAGCCACCAGAGGCAACACCCGGTTTCGGGAAGGAGGTTACTGAGATGGCAACACGATCCAAGGCCTGCAACAAGACGCAACTGGAGCAGTACCGAAAGATGCTCGAAGAGCGTCGCGAGGAACTGGTCAGTTCGGTGCGAAGCTACGCCGAGGACGTTCCGGACGTCGGACTCCAGGGCGCCAGCGGAGATAGTGCGGATCATGCGTCCAACGATTACGCCGTCGAACTGTTCGGGGCCATCCTGGAAAAGCAGGCCGGCACCCTCGAAGAGGTCGATCGGGCTCTGGGAAAGGTCCAAGCGGGCGAGTACGGCCTCTGCGAGTCCTGCGGCGAGGCGATCGTCGCCAAGCGCCTCAAGGTCATTCCCTGGGCCCGCTACTGCCGTGACTGCCAGGAAAAGCAGGACCGCATGTCGGCCTACCGCCGATCCGCCGCCGCGGCCGAGCCGACCGAGTGGGACGATAGTTCGGAGTGATCAGCGAGGAACGCTCCGGGGGGATTGCGCCTCGAAAGGGGGGATTGGGAAACCCAGTGGCTTGTCTTTTTATCGGACATGCCGCGCGCCGAGGGCGGTCCAATCTCCAGATCAGGCGCGGACGCCGAGCCGGTCGCGGAAGTGCCGCCGCAGGGCTTCCTGGATGCCGATAGGCACCGGCGATTCGAACCCCTCGACCATGGCTGCGACCTTCTCGTGAGCCCGCTCCATCAGCGGCTTGCCGTCCGGTTCGCCCGACCAGTCGAACAGATCCGTCGCCAACCGCTCGCCGGTCGCGAACTCGCCGCCCCGCATCGTCCGCAATGTCAGTTCATCCATCATAAAGTGCCCGCCCGGTCCAGCCGCTGCGATTTCCTCGACCGCCAACCGGACCGGATCGGTCGGAATCCCCCGCTGAAGGAACCGGGCCAGCTCCAGCCAGCCGCTTTGGATGACCATCATCTCCGTCGAATGCCCGATCGCGTTGTACGTCGAGCCGAACCCATTGATCTGATCCGCCCCCGAAGCTGCCGCCGCCAGCATGAACAGCACCCCTTCCGCCCCGTGCTGGGCGTCCGCCCGAAACGTCGTCGCCCCGCCGCACTCAGTGCTCGCCGGCAGGTTGTGGGCCTTGGCGAGCTGCACGTGGGCGTACTTCCAGAGCACCTTGTCGAACGTGTAGTACAGGCACGTTCCGCTCCGCATGTCCGTCACCGCCGGCCCGAACGTGTACAAAAACGGATGGCCCGGCCGGTAGAGCTGGGCCAGCGCCGCGATCATCAGGCACTCGATGTGCCCGACCAGCAGCGTGCCCGCCAGCGAGTGCGGGCTCGTCGTTCCCGCCGACGGACAAACCGTCGGCACCACCGGCATTCCGTACCGGCACGCGGTCTTGAGCAGCTCGACGTTCATCGCCGTGATCGTCAGCGGCGTCAGCGACGCGACGGCGGTGCTGAACAGCGCCCGACCGGTCGATGACTCCCGCAGCCCTTCGCCGCCCGTCAGCACCCGGCCGATCTCGATCCACTCATCGAGACTCTCCAGCGACGTCACGTACACGTAGTAGTGCTTCGCGTGATGCAGCAAATGTTCCAGCAGCGCCCGGTGGCTCGACGCCGGACCCTCCACGTCGGTCACCGGAAAGTCCATTCGCCCGATACCCGCCACGTGCCCCAGTTGCTGGGCCACAATCGTGTTGCGGCGAAGATCCTCAAGCCGAGGGCGGCGCGGACCGCCCGTCTCGTAGTCGATGATCCACGGATCGGTCACGATCGCGTTGCCGTACTGCTCGCCGCCGCCGATCGTCCGGACGATACCATCCAGCCCGGTGATCTGGTACGTCCGAGGGACCTGGGCCAACAGCTCAGCCATCAGCGAACGCGGCATGCGAACCAGCCCCGACGCCTCGACCGTCGCGCCCGCCTTGCCCAGACGCTCCAGCGCCTCCTCGTGCATCACCCTAAACCCGCGGCGTTCGAGCAGATCGAACGCCGCCCGATCGATCGCCTCGACCTGACTCTCCGACAGTGCCGCGCTAAGCTGCATCGCGTGTCTCCTGAATCACCGTTCCGCGTTGATCGCGGCGATGGTGTTCTTAAGCGCCTTGGCCTGCTCGGCCGCCACGTTCAAATCCATGTAATTCGTCTTGAACTGCATCAGGTGCGGTTGAAGCGACTCGGCCACCGGACAAAGCCCGGGGCTATAGTCGCGATACCGCCCCTTGTAGATTTCCGAATCGATCGGAAAACTCCCCAAAAACCGGCGATTCTGGAACACCGGCTCATTGTACGTCAACTGCCATGCCCCGTAGAGGAAATCGCCGCCCAGCGACCAGAACCGCTGGCGGAACTGATCCCACGAGCAGCCGGCCTTTTCCGGATCGAATCGGCACACGAACGTCCAGTACGAGTTGACGTACTCCGGCGGCGTGTACTGCGGACATAGCCACCCGCAGCCGTCGATCGCCTCCAGGTACATCGCCGCGATCTTCATCCGCAGGTCGACCAACTCGTCCATCCGCTCCGTCTGCTCCAGCGCCACCGCCCCCTGCAAATCCGACATGCGGTAGTTCCAGCCGAGAAAATCATGCCGCAGCGAACTCGGATGGCCGCGGTCCTGCTTGCTCATCGTCCCGCCCCGCGTCGCGCCCAGCGTGCGAAAACCGACGCACGAAAACCGACGCACCATGTTCGCGTACTCCAGGTCCGACGTGGTTACGATGCCGCCGTCGCCGCACGAAATGTGCTTCGACGCCTGCAGGCTGAAGCTGGCCATGTGACCCGTCGTCCCCGCCAGCCGCCCCTTGTACTGGCCCAGAAGGCACTCGGCGTTGTCCTCGATCACCGTCAGGTTGTGGGCCTTGGCGATCTCCATGATCGGGTCCATATCCGCCGACAGCCCGTAAAGCCCCACCGGAATGATCGCCCGCGTCAGCGGCGTGATCCGCTCGGCGATCGAGTTCGGGTCGATGTTAAACGTCCGGGCGTCGATGTCCGCGAACACCGGCACCGCCCCCTGGTGCAGCACGCAGAACGCCGTCGCCGCCGCGGTCAGCGGAGGCACGATCACCTCCTCGCCCGGCTCCACGCCCGCCGCCGCCAGGCAGCAGTGCATCGTTGCCGTCCCGTTGCACAGCCCGATCGCGTACGGCGCGCCGAACCGCTTGGCGAACGCCGCCTCGAACCGACCCACCATGCCCGGACCCGACGAGTTCCCGAACCCGTACTCCACCACCTCCCGCAACAGCTCCATCGCCCGCTCGGTCACTCGACCCGGATGCTTCGGTTGCAGCGCCATGCCCACGATCTCCTTGCCTTGCCGGTTCCCGGTTGACCCGGACGCCGCGCCCGGGTATGCTCCACACCGGCCGACCCGACCAATGACTTCGGGACGGCCGGCAACTGTCATGACAGTATCATAACAGCAACCCAGGACCAAGGTCAAGTGGCTCGATCCGAAAGTCAGACGAAAAGTCAGGTCGCCTACGAAAAAATCCGCATGATGGTCGTCACCCACGAGTTCTCCGACGACCACGCCTGGTCCATGCGCAAGCTCGCCGCCAAGCTCGGCATGTCCGTCGTCCCCATCACCGAGGCCATCCGGCGACTCGAACAGGAAGGAATCCTCGAAGTCCACCCGCAACGCGGCATCAGCCTCAAACAGCTCTCCCTCCGCCAACTCCAGGACATCGCCATCGTCCGCGAAGGCCTCGAGGTCCAAGCCGCCCGACTCGTCGCCGCCGCCGCCGACCGCGCCCTGATTGACAAGCTCCGCCGACTCGTCGCCAAACTCCAGCAGCTCCTGAAGGCCGGCAAGTACGAAAAGGCCGCCCACGTCGATCTGCAGATCCACAAAACCCTCGTCGACGCCGCCGGCTGCGATGCCATCACCGAACGATACGACCACCTGATCACCATGTCGATGATCACCACCGGCTCCTGGAAAATCGCCTGGTCCCACGACGAGTTCCACGGCCCCTCAAGCCACCAGACCCTCGTCGACGCCATCGCCCAGGGCGATCCCGAACTCGCCGACCGCGCCATGCGACGACACATCCACAGCGTCGCCTCCCAGGTCGCCAAACCCGACCCCACCTGATCACGTCGGCAGTATGTTGAACACCTTCGGCAGTTCCCCCGTCCCCAGATAGTAAACCAGTCCAATCAGAATCGGCGCCACCCCGCCCAGCATGTCCCCAGCCACCAGACCGAACATCAGCGGCTTGAGCCGCTGGTACGCCGTCGCACCCCCGTAATGCGTCACCGACACCTTCACCAACCACCCAACTAAAAACGACGAGGCGAAGCAGAACCCAGGATACGTGCTCCAGACCAGAAACAGTACTGGATGAATCGGCCACCGGCTGAACCGCAACCGTCCCGCCGCAGCCGCCGTCACCAGCGCCAATCCCGCCGCGAAACCCAAACCCGCCGTCCCGTCCGGACTCATCCGCGTAATCCGCCGCCAACCCCTAAGCGCCTCCGCCTCAGCCAGATTGTCCTGCGCGGCCAGCCGTTGCTGAACCCGCAGCGCCTCATTGAACGCCATCGTGGGTACCGCCCTGCATGCCCACGTGTCCGTCAGATTCGCCCCACGGTCGTACTGGAAGTATAACGTCGCCGGAATCGCCACCGCCAGACCCATCGCCACCGCCGCCCCGGCCGCCGCCCCCGTCCGCCCGATCCGAATCGCCCGCGCGTCCGCCAGCTTCAACGCGTTCACCGCGAACGGCATCAACGCCTCCCGCGGATCCAGCAGCAAAACCATCGTCACCAGCAGCATGATCAGCAGCGACTCCGGCCCCAACGCCGTCGAACCGAAAAGACCCCAGATCGCCACGCACGGAAAACACCACGCCTGAATGAAAAACAAACCCGTCTCAGCCGAAATCCGCGCCATCACCAGAAAAATCATCACCGCCCCCCCTCCGTACAGCAGCGCCAGCGGCCAGTCCAGCCCCACCAGAATCAACGCCGCCACGAACACCCCCGTCGCACCCAGAAACACCCGCGCCGCCTGCACCGCATATCCCTCCACCTCCGACGACCACCGTAAAAATAGCGCCCGGCCGAACACCTGACCGTAGTAGTGACGACCCGTGTACAGCAGCGTCAAAAACAACCCGAAATACGCCCCGAAATTCATCGAACTCTGAATCTGCGGCGCCAGTGGCGCACCACCCCGAATCGGAACCCCGTACTTCGCGAACGTCCCCGCCACGACCATGTACAGATACGGCCCAATCCCCAGACCCAACGAAACGTCCGAAGCCAGAAAGTACGCGAACGCGACCACCGTGAAGTAGATCGGCTGGCTCAACAGATACGAACCCCCGCCCCGCTCGAACGTGGGAAACAGCTTCGCCAATGGAGCAAAACCCAGCGATGTCGGCGCCGCCACCAGCCGGTCCGGAAACCACGTCGCCCCGTAGTTGTTCATGTGGAACAGAAAAACCCCCGCCAAACCGATCCAGAACAACCGCCGACGAAAAACGCCCCCCTGCGCCCGATCGCCCTCCGGCAGCAACGCGTTCGCGAACCCCGCGATCGGATAAGGCAACTGCTCGTGATGCGCCCACTGCCGGTGAACCACCACCGCCAACGCGATCAAAGCCGCCCACAACGACACAATCAGAACCAGCCAGAACGCCAGCGGACCGGCCCACGCACGCCACGGAACCTCCCCCAGACCAATGTGCCCCAGCCCGCTCGCCATCCCGCCCATGAACCCGCTCAACACATTCTCATCCCCCTCCCCAACCCGCACCAGCATCGGCCACGGCGCCAAATCCAAAACCCCCTCCGCCTCCCAACCCGGCGTCGTCCGGCTGTAGTACTGCGGCAAAATAATCGACGCCGTGAACGTCCGCATCAGCCCCGAACCCGGAATCGCGCACGCCGGAAGCACCATCGCCAGAATCACCGCCAGCTCCCGGCCGCTCAGCGCCAACCGACGGTACGCCCGAAACAGAAGCGGATTCACCACAACCAGAAAAACAAGAAGCCCGCCGTACACCGAAATCGGCATCGTGTTGCCGATGAACATCGTCTGACGCATCACCGCGTCGTTGAAGTACGTGAACCCGCAGAAAAACCCCACCCCCAGCAAACCGATCAGAATGGCCCGTAGCGTCATCGGCCCGCCGCTCCACTTCTCCGAAAGCCCAACCGGCACGCCCTAGAAATGCTTGTACCCACCCGAACGCAGTGCGTTGCGATTCCCGTCAGCCCGCACAATCCACGCCCCTTCGCCCTCCACCATCCGTCCCACCGCCCGCAACGCCAGATTCCCCGGCAACTCCGGCAGTTCCTCCGGCTCCGCGCCAATCGCCGCCAGCAGTTCGAAATCCTCCCCGTCGTTCAGTACGTGCTCCAGCACGCTCCGACCATCCCGGTCCGCCAGCGTCCGCGCCGCCTCCGAAGCCGCATCCACCAGCCGCGCCTCGTCGAACTCCGCCGCCACCCCGCTCGCCCGGCACACGTGCCCGACGTCCGTGCTCAACCCGTCCGACAGATCGATCATCGCATGCACCGGCAACTTCTCCGCCAGCCACCGGCCTTCCTGCACTCGCGGCACAAAATCCGTGTGCCGGCCCAGAATCGACCCGCCAAGCCGTCCGGTCACGTACAGCCAGTCGCCAGCCTTCGCCCCGCTCCGAAGCACCGGCTCGACCCCGTCCGCCACGCCCAACAGCGACACGTCGATCACCAACTGCGACGAACCGCCGCACGTGTCGCCGCCCACGATCGTGCAGCCGAAATCCCGCGCCATCCGCGCCAGACCGTGGTAGACCCGCTCCACCACCGACATCGACATCACCCGCGGCTTGCTCAACGACACCAGCGCCGCCAGCGGTCTGCCCGCCATCGCCGCGCAGTCCGAAAGGCATACCCCCAGCGCCTTGCGACCGACCTGCTCCGGGCTCGTCCCGCCCAGGTCGAAATGCACCCCCTCCACCAGCATGTCCGAACCCAGCAGCAGCGTCTCGCGACCCGCCCGCACCACCGCCATGTCATCGCCGACCCCCGTCACCACCCGCTCGTCGCGACCCGATCGCTCCAGGTAGATCTTGACCCAGTCGATGAACGCCCACTCGTCCACGGCTACTTCCTCGCCAGCACCTCGACCAGCCGCACCAGCCGACGCGCCAACGCCTGCTTGGTCATCTCCGGCCAGTCCTGCCACTGCCCGCCGTAAAACACGCTCACCTGGTTCCGAGAACTCGACAGCGCCGCCGGGCTGTTCAGCACGATCGCGTCCAGCTTCTTCTCCCGAAACTTCTTCCGCGCCGCCGTCTTGGGCTGGCGATCCTCCAACGCGAAACCCACCAGAATCTGACGCGTCTTGCGACGACCCAGCTCCGCCAGCGTGTCCTGCGTGCGGACCATCTTCAACGTCAACGTCTCCGCCCCCTTCTTGATCTTGTGCCCGCTGATCCGCACCGGCCGATAGTCGCACACCGCCGCCGTCGCCACCACCACGTCAACGTTCCCATACACCCGCAAACACGC from Phycisphaerae bacterium encodes the following:
- a CDS encoding leucine--tRNA ligase, with the protein product MSRSYSFNEIEQKWQRFWENQNTFGVEADQGKPKYYVLDMFPYPSGAGLHVGHPEGYTATDIMARYKRMKGFNVLHPMGYDSFGLPAQQYAVEHGIHPRITTERNIANIERQIKMFGFSYDWSRRVATTDPQYYRWTQWIFLQMYGSYYDREADAARPIGELKTKLESGEVRIDARGGAGWAELSEEQKRRYLDSRRLAYMAEVPVNWCPALGTVLANEEVTNEGRSERGDHPVYRRNLKQWMLRITAYADRLERDLEGLDWPERIKLMQRNWIGKSTGAEVDFPLESVATEAWFAARKANGFTADPGEGVIRVYTTRPDTLFGATYMVLAPEHPLVAEITTDDRRQEVQRYVSTALHKSELERVAEAKEKTGVFSGAYAINPVNREKVPVWVADYVLMSYGTGAIMAVPAHDTRDLEFAEKFGLPVIQVVEPPEGAEWRGFVDDGVAVNSGAYNGLATPEFKRRITEDLEKAGLGRFGVNYKLRDWIFSRQWYWGEPFPIVHCERCGTVPVPEDQLPVLLPEIEDFTPAASDDPEAPPQPPLSRAAEWASVACPACGESARREVNAMPQWAGSCWYYLRYIDPRNDQAAWSREKETYWMPVDLYVGGAEHAVLHLLYARFWHKVLFDLGYVSTAEPFAKLFNQGMIRSFAYRDQRGIYVGYDKVDSSGETPRHKETGEALTESIEKMSKSLKNVVNPDEVIGEYGADTFRLYEMFMGPLEASKPWNTRDVPGVHRFLHRVWRMVEGSEDQASLVTDGNVEELERSLHKLIRKVGQDVESMKFNTAIAAMMEFVNAAFRSGRIGRGQAERFLLVLAPFAPHIAEELWRTLGHDQSLAYEPWPAFDAKLAAEEQIEVPVQINGKVRSKLTVAPETDEKQIEALALADPKVQQQLEGKRVLKVIVAQKRLVNIVAK
- a CDS encoding TraR/DksA family transcriptional regulator; the encoded protein is MATRSKACNKTQLEQYRKMLEERREELVSSVRSYAEDVPDVGLQGASGDSADHASNDYAVELFGAILEKQAGTLEEVDRALGKVQAGEYGLCESCGEAIVAKRLKVIPWARYCRDCQEKQDRMSAYRRSAAAAEPTEWDDSSE
- a CDS encoding DegT/DnrJ/EryC1/StrS family aminotransferase, which translates into the protein MALQPKHPGRVTERAMELLREVVEYGFGNSSGPGMVGRFEAAFAKRFGAPYAIGLCNGTATMHCCLAAAGVEPGEEVIVPPLTAAATAFCVLHQGAVPVFADIDARTFNIDPNSIAERITPLTRAIIPVGLYGLSADMDPIMEIAKAHNLTVIEDNAECLLGQYKGRLAGTTGHMASFSLQASKHISCGDGGIVTTSDLEYANMVRRFSCVGFRTLGATRGGTMSKQDRGHPSSLRHDFLGWNYRMSDLQGAVALEQTERMDELVDLRMKIAAMYLEAIDGCGWLCPQYTPPEYVNSYWTFVCRFDPEKAGCSWDQFRQRFWSLGGDFLYGAWQLTYNEPVFQNRRFLGSFPIDSEIYKGRYRDYSPGLCPVAESLQPHLMQFKTNYMDLNVAAEQAKALKNTIAAINAER
- a CDS encoding GntR family transcriptional regulator — protein: MARSESQTKSQVAYEKIRMMVVTHEFSDDHAWSMRKLAAKLGMSVVPITEAIRRLEQEGILEVHPQRGISLKQLSLRQLQDIAIVREGLEVQAARLVAAAADRALIDKLRRLVAKLQQLLKAGKYEKAAHVDLQIHKTLVDAAGCDAITERYDHLITMSMITTGSWKIAWSHDEFHGPSSHQTLVDAIAQGDPELADRAMRRHIHSVASQVAKPDPT
- a CDS encoding thiamine-monophosphate kinase; its protein translation is MDEWAFIDWVKIYLERSGRDERVVTGVGDDMAVVRAGRETLLLGSDMLVEGVHFDLGGTSPEQVGRKALGVCLSDCAAMAGRPLAALVSLSKPRVMSMSVVERVYHGLARMARDFGCTIVGGDTCGGSSQLVIDVSLLGVADGVEPVLRSGAKAGDWLYVTGRLGGSILGRHTDFVPRVQEGRWLAEKLPVHAMIDLSDGLSTDVGHVCRASGVAAEFDEARLVDAASEAARTLADRDGRSVLEHVLNDGEDFELLAAIGAEPEELPELPGNLALRAVGRMVEGEGAWIVRADGNRNALRSGGYKHF
- a CDS encoding phosphopantothenoylcysteine decarboxylase, which produces MHFLITAGPTREPLDPVRFISNRSSGQMGYQVAGAALEAGHQVTLVSGPVSLEPPAGSKVLSVVTAEEMYEACLRVYGNVDVVVATAAVCDYRPVRISGHKIKKGAETLTLKMVRTQDTLAELGRRKTRQILVGFALEDRQPKTAARKKFREKKLDAIVLNSPAALSSSRNQVSVFYGGQWQDWPEMTKQALARRLVRLVEVLARK